A portion of the Corynebacterium jeikeium genome contains these proteins:
- a CDS encoding DNA-3-methyladenine glycosylase has protein sequence MPFPLADGYRALDRTVLSGAPIEAAKTLLGCVIVIPAEDVIATITEVEAYGGPVDQRYPDPAAHCFMGPTARNRAMFGPAGHWYIYRSYGIHFCANITSATDGTGGGVLVRSVRIEQGLDAVRRRRGEKPAVAGLGRGPGNVGQALGLDLNDYGADALDPSSRVFVAQPANADSVRDIHAGPRVGVRRAANRPWRLWLPDDSVSAYRRHKKAVEEF, from the coding sequence TTGCCTTTCCCGCTTGCCGACGGTTACCGCGCCCTCGACCGCACTGTGCTGTCGGGAGCTCCCATTGAGGCTGCGAAGACACTGCTCGGCTGCGTAATTGTCATCCCCGCTGAGGATGTTATCGCCACCATCACCGAGGTCGAGGCCTATGGTGGCCCAGTTGACCAGCGCTATCCCGACCCGGCCGCGCACTGCTTCATGGGGCCAACCGCACGCAATCGCGCCATGTTTGGCCCGGCGGGACATTGGTATATCTACCGCTCCTATGGCATTCACTTTTGTGCCAACATCACCAGCGCTACGGACGGCACGGGTGGGGGAGTATTAGTCCGCTCCGTACGCATTGAGCAGGGCCTGGATGCGGTGCGCCGTCGCCGCGGTGAAAAGCCAGCAGTTGCGGGTCTCGGACGTGGTCCAGGAAATGTTGGTCAGGCGCTTGGCCTTGACTTAAATGACTATGGGGCAGATGCGCTGGATCCGTCGTCACGCGTGTTTGTGGCGCAGCCAGCGAACGCCGATTCGGTTAGAGACATCCACGCAGGCCCGCGCGTGGGCGTTCGGCGAGCGGCGAATCGGCCGTGGCGGCTGTGGCTTCCGGACGATTCCGTCTCAGCCTATCGGCGCCACAAGAAGGCGGTTGAGGAGTTCTAG
- a CDS encoding arginine repressor, producing MTAAQPGSRTARQTRIADLLAQHHVSSQVQLVELLADEGIEIAQATLSRDLDELGARKIRDGANGSRYSIVEDALAVSSGAVARMRRVLDELLVSIDHSGTIAVVRTPPGAAQYLASVIDRAGLKEIVGTIAGDDTVMCLAREPLSGADLAQRLAAGTNQ from the coding sequence ATGACCGCAGCACAACCAGGATCTCGCACAGCTCGGCAGACGCGCATCGCTGACCTGCTGGCGCAGCATCACGTGTCCAGTCAGGTTCAGCTCGTCGAGCTGCTTGCCGACGAAGGCATTGAGATTGCGCAGGCGACGTTGTCCAGAGACCTCGATGAGCTGGGAGCCCGAAAGATTCGCGATGGAGCCAACGGTTCGCGGTATTCCATCGTCGAAGATGCACTCGCTGTCTCCAGCGGGGCAGTGGCCAGGATGCGGCGCGTTTTAGACGAGCTGCTGGTCTCCATTGATCATTCGGGCACCATCGCGGTTGTGCGTACACCACCGGGAGCCGCACAGTATCTAGCCAGTGTGATTGACCGTGCGGGACTCAAAGAAATCGTTGGCACAATTGCGGGAGATGACACCGTAATGTGCCTGGCTAGAGAACCACTTTCCGGCGCTGACCTAGCCCAGCGTCTAGCCGCCGGAACGAACCAGTAA
- a CDS encoding argininosuccinate synthase — protein sequence MTNRVILAYSGGLDTTVAIPYLKEMTDGEVVAVSIDVGQGGEDMESVRQRALDAGAVEAVVVDAKDEFAEEYCLPTIKANGLYMKQYPLVSALSRPLIVKHMAKAAEEFGGTHVAHGCTGKGNDQVRFEVGFANTAPDLKIIAPARDFAWTRDKAIAFAEEKGLPIEQSKSSPFSIDQNLFGRAIETGYLEDLWNAPTKDVYAYTEDPTLNFNSPDEVIISFEDGKPTAIDGKKVSVLEAIEEMNRRAGAQGIGRLDMVEDRLVGIKSREIYEAPGAMAIMAAHAALEDVTVERELARYKRQVEGEWANLVYDGLWFSPLKRALDAFIEESQKGVSGDIRMVMHAGHCNVNGRRSNTSLYDFNLATYDEGDTFDQTLARGFVELHGLSSKMAAKRDFKL from the coding sequence ATGACCAACCGGGTTATTCTTGCTTACTCTGGTGGCCTCGACACCACCGTTGCTATTCCGTACCTCAAGGAAATGACCGACGGCGAGGTCGTCGCAGTTTCCATCGATGTCGGACAGGGCGGCGAGGACATGGAGTCCGTGCGTCAGCGCGCTCTGGACGCCGGCGCTGTCGAAGCTGTCGTTGTCGACGCTAAGGACGAGTTCGCCGAGGAGTACTGCCTGCCGACCATCAAGGCCAATGGTCTCTACATGAAGCAGTACCCGCTGGTTTCTGCACTGTCTCGCCCGCTGATTGTTAAGCACATGGCGAAGGCCGCAGAGGAGTTTGGTGGCACTCACGTCGCACACGGCTGCACCGGTAAGGGCAATGACCAGGTCCGTTTCGAGGTCGGTTTCGCCAACACCGCACCGGATCTGAAGATCATCGCACCGGCTCGTGACTTCGCGTGGACCCGCGATAAGGCCATCGCCTTCGCTGAGGAAAAGGGGCTGCCAATTGAGCAGTCCAAGTCGTCGCCGTTCTCCATTGACCAGAACCTCTTCGGTCGCGCCATTGAGACCGGCTACTTGGAGGATCTGTGGAACGCACCGACCAAGGATGTCTACGCGTACACCGAGGATCCGACCCTGAACTTCAACTCTCCGGATGAGGTCATCATCTCCTTCGAGGATGGTAAGCCGACTGCCATCGACGGCAAGAAGGTTTCCGTGCTCGAGGCCATCGAAGAGATGAACCGCCGCGCTGGTGCTCAGGGCATCGGTCGTCTGGACATGGTTGAGGACCGCCTGGTCGGCATCAAGTCCCGCGAGATCTACGAGGCACCGGGTGCTATGGCCATCATGGCTGCACACGCAGCGCTGGAGGACGTCACCGTTGAACGTGAGCTGGCTCGTTACAAGCGTCAGGTCGAAGGCGAGTGGGCCAACCTGGTCTACGACGGCCTGTGGTTCTCGCCGCTGAAGCGCGCGCTGGATGCCTTCATCGAGGAGTCCCAGAAGGGCGTTTCCGGTGACATCCGCATGGTCATGCACGCAGGTCACTGCAACGTCAACGGTCGTCGTTCGAACACCTCGCTGTACGACTTCAACCTGGCTACCTACGACGAGGGCGACACCTTCGACCAGACCCTGGCTCGCGGTTTTGTCGAGCTGCACGGCCTGTCCTCGAAGATGGCCGCAAAGCGCGACTTCAAACTGTAA
- the argB gene encoding acetylglutamate kinase gives MVHQLTEGLSFEQRAHVLAEALPWLQHHRDKIVVVKYGGNAMTDLKLKKAFAQDMVFLRTVGVKPVVVHGGGPQISSMLKRLGLEGEFRGGFRVTTPEVMEIVRMVLFGQVGRELVNLINAYGPYAVGTSGEDGGLFTGTRRTVNVGGKETDIGLVGNITEVHSETLLDLIDAGRIPVVSTIAPSADGKEVYNINADTAAGALASAINANRLVILTNVEGLYTDWPNRDSLVSRISTSHLREILPTLDSGMIPKMESCLNAVDQGVPAAHVIDGRQPHSVLLELMTSGGIGTMVEPG, from the coding sequence ATGGTTCACCAGTTGACCGAAGGGCTGTCCTTCGAACAGCGGGCACATGTGCTGGCGGAAGCACTGCCGTGGCTGCAGCACCACCGCGACAAGATTGTGGTGGTCAAGTACGGCGGTAACGCGATGACCGACCTGAAACTGAAGAAGGCCTTCGCGCAGGACATGGTTTTTCTGCGCACCGTGGGGGTGAAGCCGGTGGTTGTCCACGGTGGCGGCCCTCAGATTTCGTCGATGCTCAAGCGCCTGGGGCTGGAGGGAGAGTTCCGAGGCGGTTTCCGTGTCACGACTCCGGAGGTCATGGAAATTGTCCGCATGGTGCTCTTCGGGCAGGTCGGCCGCGAACTGGTGAACCTCATCAACGCCTACGGCCCCTATGCAGTGGGTACCTCTGGTGAGGACGGTGGCCTGTTCACTGGTACTCGACGAACGGTAAACGTCGGCGGCAAGGAAACAGATATCGGGCTGGTCGGCAATATCACCGAGGTGCACTCGGAAACGCTATTGGACCTGATTGATGCCGGACGTATTCCGGTGGTCTCTACGATTGCGCCGTCCGCTGATGGCAAAGAGGTCTACAACATCAACGCCGACACGGCAGCAGGTGCACTGGCATCGGCAATTAACGCGAACCGTTTGGTGATTCTGACTAATGTCGAGGGTCTCTACACGGATTGGCCGAACCGCGATTCGCTGGTGTCAAGGATTTCCACTTCGCATCTGCGAGAAATCCTCCCGACGCTGGATTCCGGAATGATTCCGAAGATGGAGTCCTGCCTGAACGCAGTGGATCAGGGAGTGCCTGCGGCCCACGTTATCGACGGCCGCCAGCCACACTCGGTGCTGCTGGAGCTGATGACTTCCGGCGGTATCGGCACAATGGTAGAGCCCGGATAA
- a CDS encoding VWA domain-containing protein yields the protein MNMYKALTALRKMLLGLVGVLGIFAVAACSDGGLNLPLGSDEEKTNKVDVDSDLKGSTMRIAGATELAELQPLVQKASDDLGFTINLELVDGTVKNSHALVADEFDNQFDATWFATNRYVDLLGGADKLGEAKKVATSPVAFGIHSAKARELGWDTKQPTWAEIAEAASSGKLTYGMTNPAESNSGFSGVVSVATAFADTGSALTTGDINRTTPELQKFFEGQKMTSGSSGWLRDKFLDESDSVDALINYEAVLQQMNKEGADLEVVVPSDGVISADYPLTPLAQPANDLAARQTEALGQWLEANSQVLADHFLRPVSDDANLPESMTNSVIIELPFPGDRAVTDRLIEAYDNDLRVPGESVFVLDTSGSMFGERIADLQATMRAIVDGSARTETGSVGLRNREIATILPFSTSVGEPTTTTIDGPESRAQLTAAVDGLYAEGETALYDALIQAFDLLGSSDKNSIPSIVVLTDGQVTSGKSFAEFRDFYQSKGGNLPPVFVIRYGEADPGEMQELANLTGGKVFESRETELADVFKEIRGYQ from the coding sequence ATGAACATGTATAAGGCACTAACTGCCCTCCGCAAAATGCTTCTTGGCCTCGTCGGTGTGCTCGGCATCTTCGCTGTCGCGGCCTGCTCCGACGGTGGCCTGAACCTGCCGCTGGGCTCCGACGAGGAGAAGACCAACAAAGTCGACGTCGATTCTGACCTCAAGGGCTCGACCATGCGTATCGCCGGGGCCACGGAGCTTGCAGAGCTCCAGCCACTGGTGCAAAAGGCCTCCGACGACCTCGGTTTTACGATTAACCTCGAGCTTGTCGACGGCACCGTGAAGAACAGCCACGCCCTTGTCGCAGACGAATTCGACAACCAATTTGATGCCACTTGGTTTGCTACCAACCGGTACGTTGATCTGCTCGGTGGGGCTGACAAGCTGGGCGAAGCCAAGAAAGTCGCCACCTCGCCGGTAGCCTTTGGTATCCATTCGGCGAAGGCTCGGGAGCTCGGTTGGGATACCAAGCAGCCGACGTGGGCTGAGATCGCGGAGGCTGCGTCGTCAGGCAAATTGACCTACGGCATGACCAACCCCGCGGAATCGAACTCGGGCTTTTCCGGTGTGGTGTCGGTTGCGACCGCGTTCGCCGACACCGGATCGGCGCTGACTACGGGGGATATCAACCGCACCACGCCTGAACTGCAGAAGTTCTTCGAGGGGCAGAAGATGACCTCGGGTTCGTCGGGGTGGCTGCGTGACAAGTTCCTGGATGAGTCGGACTCCGTCGATGCGCTCATCAACTATGAAGCTGTGTTGCAGCAGATGAATAAAGAGGGCGCTGACCTGGAAGTTGTTGTTCCGAGCGACGGTGTCATCAGTGCGGATTACCCGCTGACGCCACTAGCACAGCCCGCTAATGATCTCGCCGCGCGGCAGACGGAGGCACTCGGACAGTGGCTGGAAGCAAACTCGCAGGTTCTCGCCGACCACTTCCTGCGCCCGGTCTCCGATGACGCCAACCTGCCGGAAAGCATGACCAACAGCGTGATCATCGAGCTGCCTTTCCCGGGTGATCGCGCAGTCACGGATCGTCTCATTGAGGCGTACGACAACGACTTGCGCGTGCCCGGAGAGTCGGTCTTTGTTCTCGACACTTCCGGTTCAATGTTCGGGGAGCGCATCGCCGATCTACAGGCGACGATGCGCGCAATCGTCGACGGCAGTGCACGCACCGAAACGGGAAGCGTGGGATTGCGAAACCGTGAGATCGCGACGATCCTGCCGTTCAGTACGAGCGTCGGCGAGCCCACGACCACGACAATTGACGGCCCGGAATCGCGCGCGCAGCTCACCGCCGCCGTCGATGGTCTGTACGCAGAGGGCGAGACGGCGCTTTACGACGCACTGATTCAAGCCTTCGACCTTCTCGGCAGCTCGGATAAGAACTCCATCCCGTCTATCGTGGTGTTGACCGATGGTCAGGTGACGTCGGGCAAGAGCTTTGCGGAATTCCGTGATTTCTACCAGTCCAAGGGCGGGAATCTGCCGCCGGTATTCGTCATCCGCTATGGAGAGGCGGATCCGGGAGAAATGCAGGAACTTGCGAACCTGACCGGTGGTAAGGTCTTTGAATCCCGTGAGACCGAGCTTGCTGATGTGTTCAAGGAGATTCGTGGCTACCAGTAA
- a CDS encoding Trm112 family protein: MSLDPKLLEILACPRDKGPLEYLEDEQVLVNTRLKIAYRIDEGIPVMLSDEAIAWDK; the protein is encoded by the coding sequence ATGAGCCTTGATCCGAAACTCCTTGAAATCCTCGCATGCCCGCGTGACAAGGGGCCGCTTGAATACCTCGAAGACGAGCAGGTGCTGGTCAATACTCGCCTGAAGATTGCCTACCGCATCGACGAAGGCATTCCGGTCATGCTTTCCGACGAAGCTATCGCCTGGGACAAGTAA
- the argH gene encoding argininosuccinate lyase translates to MVEKHGTNEGSLWGGRFAGGPSEAMAALSKSTHFDWVLAPYDVLASKAHARVLHARGLLSDADFDTMIEGLDQLGRDVASGEFGPEPTDEDVHGAMERGLIDRVGPEVGGRLRAGRSRNDQVATLFRMWLRDAVRGVALDVTDLVAALVAQSKAHPDAIMPGKTHSQAAQPVLLAHQLLAHAHPLLRDLDRIRDLDRRLAVSPYGSGALAGSSLHLDPEAIAEELGFDSATDNSIDGTSSRDFASEAAFVFAQIAVDMSRLAEEIIYWATPEYGYVTLADAWSTGSSIMPQKKNPDVAELTRGKTGRLIGNLAGLMATLKAQPLAYNRDLQEDKEPLVDSVEQLTLLLPALTGLVATLTFHEDRLRELAPAGYTLATDLAEWLVREGVPFRDAHEASGQCVRIAESKGGIGLDELSDEDLAGIHPALTPKVREVLTIDGAVASRDTRGGTAGVRVAEQLARVDEKNTELKQWAEKPVRG, encoded by the coding sequence ATGGTCGAAAAGCACGGTACCAACGAAGGCTCCCTGTGGGGCGGCCGCTTTGCCGGTGGCCCGTCCGAGGCGATGGCCGCATTGAGCAAGTCCACCCATTTTGACTGGGTGCTCGCGCCTTACGACGTTCTTGCGTCCAAGGCCCACGCCCGAGTGCTGCATGCCCGTGGGCTGCTCAGCGATGCCGACTTTGACACCATGATCGAAGGCCTTGATCAGCTCGGTCGCGACGTTGCCTCCGGCGAATTTGGTCCAGAGCCGACAGATGAGGACGTCCACGGTGCCATGGAGCGCGGTCTGATTGATCGCGTCGGCCCGGAGGTCGGCGGTCGCCTGCGCGCTGGTCGTTCCCGCAATGACCAGGTGGCAACTCTGTTCCGCATGTGGCTGCGCGATGCCGTGCGCGGCGTTGCACTGGATGTCACTGACCTGGTTGCCGCCCTGGTGGCTCAGTCCAAGGCACATCCGGATGCCATCATGCCGGGCAAGACCCACTCCCAGGCAGCGCAGCCGGTATTGCTGGCCCACCAGTTGCTGGCTCACGCGCATCCGCTGCTGCGCGATCTGGACCGCATCCGCGATCTCGACCGTCGACTGGCTGTGTCCCCGTACGGTTCCGGTGCGCTCGCGGGATCTTCGCTGCACCTGGATCCGGAGGCCATCGCGGAGGAGCTCGGCTTCGACTCTGCCACGGACAACTCCATTGACGGCACTTCTTCGCGTGACTTCGCCTCTGAGGCGGCTTTTGTCTTCGCCCAGATTGCTGTGGACATGTCTCGCCTGGCAGAGGAAATCATCTACTGGGCCACCCCGGAGTACGGCTACGTCACTCTGGCTGATGCCTGGTCGACTGGATCCTCCATCATGCCGCAGAAGAAGAACCCGGACGTGGCAGAGCTGACCCGCGGTAAGACCGGTCGCCTGATCGGTAACCTCGCTGGTCTTATGGCCACGCTGAAAGCGCAGCCGCTGGCCTACAACCGTGACCTCCAGGAGGACAAGGAGCCTTTGGTGGACTCGGTTGAGCAGCTAACCTTGCTGCTGCCGGCCCTGACCGGCCTGGTGGCAACGCTGACCTTCCACGAAGACCGTCTGCGCGAGCTCGCTCCGGCGGGCTACACCCTGGCCACGGACTTGGCTGAGTGGCTGGTCCGCGAGGGCGTACCGTTCCGCGACGCTCACGAGGCATCCGGCCAGTGTGTCCGCATCGCAGAGTCCAAGGGCGGTATCGGTCTGGACGAGCTTTCCGACGAGGACCTCGCCGGTATCCACCCGGCACTGACTCCGAAGGTCCGTGAAGTGCTGACTATTGACGGTGCTGTCGCTTCCCGCGATACTCGCGGCGGCACCGCGGGTGTCCGTGTTGCAGAGCAGCTCGCTCGCGTTGACGAGAAGAATACCGAGCTGAAGCAGTGGGCTGAAAAGCCGGTTCGCGGCTAA
- the argF gene encoding ornithine carbamoyltransferase: MLRHFLADDDLTPQEQAEVLQLAAELKVAPYSRRPFEGPQSVAVLFDKTSTRTRFSFDAGIAALGGNAIVVETGNSQMGKGETYQDTAAVLSRFVSAIVWRTYAQSGLEAMSETATVPIVNALSDEFHPCQILADLQTIIEHKCPEEGQTGLRGKKAVYFGDGANNMANSYLVGFATAGLDVTICAPEDFQPEQVYVDRAKKVAEQTGAAVSVTADVDEAIAGADVVITDTWVSMGQENDGLDRRTPFLPYQVNAELMAKANEDAIFLHCLPAYRGNEVTAEVIDGPQSVVFDEAENRMHAQKALLTWLVERQ; this comes from the coding sequence ATGCTCCGTCATTTTCTCGCCGATGATGACCTGACTCCACAGGAGCAGGCTGAGGTGCTGCAGTTGGCTGCAGAGCTGAAGGTAGCGCCGTACTCCCGACGTCCGTTTGAGGGGCCACAGTCGGTTGCGGTGCTGTTCGACAAGACGTCGACTCGTACCCGTTTCTCCTTCGACGCTGGTATCGCAGCTCTGGGCGGCAACGCGATTGTGGTCGAAACCGGTAACTCGCAGATGGGCAAGGGCGAAACCTACCAGGACACCGCTGCTGTGCTCAGCCGCTTTGTCTCGGCAATTGTCTGGCGCACCTACGCGCAGTCCGGTTTGGAGGCCATGTCTGAAACCGCGACGGTGCCGATTGTCAACGCGCTTTCCGACGAGTTCCACCCGTGCCAGATTCTCGCTGACCTGCAGACCATCATCGAGCACAAGTGCCCGGAGGAAGGCCAGACGGGACTGCGTGGCAAGAAGGCTGTGTACTTCGGCGATGGTGCCAACAACATGGCCAACTCCTACCTCGTGGGCTTCGCCACCGCAGGTCTGGACGTCACCATCTGTGCACCGGAGGACTTCCAGCCGGAGCAGGTCTACGTCGACCGCGCCAAGAAGGTTGCGGAGCAGACCGGTGCGGCCGTGTCCGTGACCGCGGACGTCGATGAGGCCATTGCCGGTGCCGACGTTGTCATCACCGACACCTGGGTCAGCATGGGGCAGGAGAACGACGGCCTGGATCGGCGTACTCCGTTCCTGCCGTACCAGGTCAACGCTGAGCTGATGGCCAAGGCAAATGAGGATGCCATCTTCCTGCACTGCCTGCCGGCATACCGTGGCAACGAAGTTACTGCCGAGGTCATCGATGGCCCGCAGTCGGTAGTCTTCGACGAGGCGGAAAACCGCATGCACGCTCAGAAGGCGTTGCTGACCTGGCTGGTGGAGAGGCAGTAA
- a CDS encoding acetylornithine transaminase, with amino-acid sequence MSDFKQQWQHTMMNNYGTPRIELVQGKGAIVTDSEGKEYLDLLAGIAVNALGHAHPAIVEAVSKQISTMGHVSNIFASEPPLALGEKLIELTGWDTDDTRVMFCNSGTEANEAAFKLARLTGRNRIIATHHGFHGRTMGALAMTGQPDKRTPFEPMPGGVEFVPYGDIDFLTKTIESDPLGVAAVILEPIQGETGVVAPPEGYLAAVRELTKRFDVLMIVDEVQTGIGRTGQWFAHQHDGIVPDVMTLAKGLGGGLPLGAVIANGRAAELFTPGAHGTTFGGNPVCAAAGLAVIETLEEEKLLNRVTEKGKVLARKLASLSHVDHVRGRGFMLGLVLCENLAKEAVNAGYERGVILNAPQANVLRIVPPLNLSDEEVNRAVELIDACLNDAVEAVANKGRN; translated from the coding sequence ATGAGCGACTTCAAGCAGCAGTGGCAACACACGATGATGAACAATTACGGCACGCCGCGCATTGAGCTTGTGCAGGGTAAGGGCGCTATTGTCACGGATTCCGAGGGCAAGGAATACCTGGACCTGCTCGCCGGTATTGCAGTCAACGCGTTGGGTCACGCACATCCGGCCATCGTGGAAGCTGTGTCCAAGCAGATTTCCACGATGGGGCACGTGTCCAACATCTTCGCCTCTGAGCCACCACTGGCACTGGGCGAGAAGCTCATTGAGCTCACTGGCTGGGACACTGATGACACCCGAGTTATGTTCTGCAACTCCGGCACTGAGGCCAATGAAGCCGCGTTCAAGCTGGCGCGGTTGACGGGGCGCAATCGCATTATCGCTACCCACCACGGGTTCCACGGCCGTACCATGGGCGCACTTGCCATGACCGGTCAGCCCGACAAGCGCACCCCGTTCGAACCGATGCCGGGTGGAGTCGAGTTCGTGCCGTACGGTGACATTGACTTCCTCACCAAGACCATCGAATCCGATCCGTTGGGTGTCGCTGCGGTGATTCTGGAACCAATTCAGGGTGAGACCGGTGTGGTCGCACCGCCAGAGGGATACCTCGCTGCCGTCCGCGAACTGACCAAGCGCTTCGACGTTCTCATGATTGTCGACGAAGTACAGACCGGCATCGGCCGTACCGGCCAGTGGTTTGCCCACCAGCACGATGGCATCGTGCCGGATGTTATGACCCTGGCGAAGGGGCTCGGCGGCGGCCTGCCGCTGGGTGCTGTCATCGCCAACGGCCGCGCAGCGGAACTGTTTACTCCTGGTGCGCACGGCACCACCTTTGGTGGCAATCCGGTCTGTGCCGCTGCCGGCCTGGCCGTCATCGAGACGCTGGAAGAGGAAAAGCTGCTCAACCGAGTCACTGAGAAGGGCAAGGTGCTGGCTCGCAAGCTTGCGTCGTTAAGCCATGTCGATCACGTGCGTGGTCGCGGTTTCATGCTTGGACTGGTGCTGTGCGAGAACCTGGCGAAGGAAGCGGTTAACGCCGGTTATGAACGTGGTGTCATTCTGAACGCTCCGCAGGCGAATGTGCTGCGTATTGTGCCGCCGTTGAACCTCAGCGATGAGGAAGTCAACCGCGCCGTCGAGTTGATTGATGCCTGCCTGAACGACGCCGTTGAGGCTGTCGCCAACAAAGGAAGGAATTAG